From one Sylvia atricapilla isolate bSylAtr1 chromosome 17, bSylAtr1.pri, whole genome shotgun sequence genomic stretch:
- the CDK2AP1 gene encoding cyclin-dependent kinase 2-associated protein 1 isoform X3, with product MATSAQYRQLINDYGPPSLGYTQGMQGTSSSQVPQSKYAELLAIIEELGKEIRPTYAGSKSAMERLKRGIIHARGLVRECLAETERNARS from the exons ATGGCAACATCGGCACAATACAGACAGCTCATAAACGACTACGGCCCCCCATCCCTCGGCTATACACAGGGGATGCAG GGCACCAGCAGCAGTCAAGTACCACAGAGCAAATATGCAGAACTTCTAGCCATCATAGAAGAATTAGGAAAAGAGATTAGACCTACATATGCTGGGAGTAAAAGTGCCATGGAGAGGCTAAAAAGAG GCATTATCCATGCTCGAGGGTTAGTCCGGGAATGTCTGGCCGAGACGGAACGGAACGCCAGGTCGTAG
- the MTRFR gene encoding mitochondrial translation release factor in rescue produces the protein MNVPRLFHFAFLLQTPSWTRGVLRKQQLSVPSVPLLQAARKSNSLNLLELSEAELEEQFVRGDGPGGQATNKTNNCVVLKHIPSGIVVKCHQTRSVEKNRRIAREILQEKVDLFYKGEDSDVFKEKKASEKQKQEKKRRAKENLERKKLFKEMQQLEKE, from the exons ATGAATGTTCCACGTTTATTTCACTTTGCATTCTTACTGCAAACACCGTCATGGACACGGGGGGTTttgaggaagcagcagctctctgtgcccagTGTTCCTTTGCTTCAGGCAGCAAGAAAAAGCAACTCTTTGAATCTCCTTGAATTAAGCGAGGCAGAATTAGAAGAACAGTTTGTAAGAGGTGATGGTCCAGGGGGTCAAGCCACAAATAAGACAAACAACTGTGTTGTCCTGAAGCATATTCCATCTGGGATTGTAGTGAAG TGTCATCAGACAAGATCAGTGGAGAAGAACCGAAGGATTGCCAGAgaaatcctgcaggaaaaagTTGACCTTTTCTACAAAGGTGAAGACAGTgatgtttttaaagagaagaaagcatcagagaagcaaaagcaggagaaaaaaagaagagcaaaggaaaacctagaaaggaaaaagctttttaaagagATGCAACAGTTGGAAAAGGAATAA
- the CDK2AP1 gene encoding cyclin-dependent kinase 2-associated protein 1 isoform X1 encodes MNAEYFGLGRRRALGSCGSHRDFPLGAGSVHSPSTSMATSAQYRQLINDYGPPSLGYTQGMQGTSSSQVPQSKYAELLAIIEELGKEIRPTYAGSKSAMERLKRGIIHARGLVRECLAETERNARS; translated from the exons ATGAATGCTGAATATTTTGGTCTCGGCCGACGgagggctctgggcagctgtggaTCTCACAGGGATTTTCCTCTGGGAG ctgggagtgTTCACTCTCCCTCCACAAGTATGGCAACATCGGCACAATACAGACAGCTCATAAACGACTACGGCCCCCCATCCCTCGGCTATACACAGGGGATGCAG GGCACCAGCAGCAGTCAAGTACCACAGAGCAAATATGCAGAACTTCTAGCCATCATAGAAGAATTAGGAAAAGAGATTAGACCTACATATGCTGGGAGTAAAAGTGCCATGGAGAGGCTAAAAAGAG GCATTATCCATGCTCGAGGGTTAGTCCGGGAATGTCTGGCCGAGACGGAACGGAACGCCAGGTCGTAG